In the genome of Hevea brasiliensis isolate MT/VB/25A 57/8 chromosome 14, ASM3005281v1, whole genome shotgun sequence, the window aaaaataaaatataaacaaatcaAACTTTTTGTAAAGTAAAATCAAAGTTTGAACGAACTTAATTCACAAAGCAAACTtgcatttattattaatttattttaatttttaaatattttcatttatttatattttaaaaaattattattatatatatatttttactaTATTACATTTAGGTTTATAATTAAGCTATATTATATATAACACTTAACCTTTATAAAAATATGattcaataaaaaatataaaaaattttaaattaataaattttttatttatataattaactaaaataacattaaaattaatattttatttttaataattaaatataatatttataaccctatgataatattatatcatacataaaaaatagaaaattacatctaaaataaattaaatcatgaatatatataatgagtataataatattaattttataatgttatataatatcaatttaaaataacgttattatcttaattttataaataatatcaaatttatatatttttatcttttatGAAGATcttctatttttatatttatctaacatattgtataaaattattaaatcaaAAAACTTATATTCGCGAGAAGTGAGTAAATTTTACACTATAATTTTTTATCATCAAGTTTAGTATTAGCTATATTTCACTAAATTCACATAAAAAGAatgcaattattttataaaaaaatattattttccaatgaaataaaatatgtaacttttataaaattcaatttttttcataaaatacaATAGTTTTACTTTATTTAAATAAAGTTATTATACATGTAAGCCACCTTGTTAAAACTTCAAAATATAAATACATTAGTCATCTGACCATGCATTGCGTGACAAtagtataaattttttattttttaatttttatttaacttaaattaAGTGCACTTCATTACAGTTTGAGCTAATTTCAGACGACAACTCACTCCCTTCTAAAATAGGTATGAAATCACTGTTTGAAGAATCATCACTTCATAACTGATTTTCCTCTATTTCTATATCTACATTCACATTCTTAACCCCAACATCTTCTTTCCCCTTATCAACCCCACCAACAATAGCCTCTTTTTGAACACCTACATCTACATTCTCAACCCTAGCATCATCTTCATTCACATTAGCATTTCTAACTGTAGCATTTGTCTCCACACCTAGACCCAAATTGTCAACCACAATATATGCATCCATGTCTACACTTACATTCATATTATCCACGGAAGTTTCCCCTCCCACATTAACATTATCATCATTAGCATGTATCACATCTCCCTCAACATGATTGACTGCCTCAACACCTATGTCTGCAACTATTTCACCAACATCAAACACATTGTCTCTCACTGATTCTTCTAAGTTTAATAGCCTTTTACCATCAAACATGGCAATAGGCATTACTCCCTCAATTAAGAAAATTTGTATATTCCCTTTACCTTTGTTATAGTCTAACATATTTGCTACATTGGCATCACTCAATTTTTCTTAATAACCTCTACACCTGACAATTCTATAATCTTAAACCACATTTGGGTTTTATTTTTGTATCCCAACTCCTTCGAATAACTCAATATCTCAAACAtgaaaaaataatcaatattaatGTCTGTATAATAGGTAATTTCCTCTTCTATATACATCATATTTTTATCATCCCTCTGCTATCTTTTCATGATGAATTTTTAATTATACGATATTAGACATTTTGACCTGTGAAATTCTTATAATGCTTATCTAATTAGATAATGAAAAATCTATACAATTAAGTTAAAAATACATGTGTACAACTAAAAATGCATGAATGTCAACATATTCAAACATTTACAACACATAACATTCAACAAACTTAGCCATTATTACATTTACCAAAAAGCAATATAAGCACGTCACTGTaatcaaagaaaaagaaattctttCATCTAATAATAAAAAGCAGTTGATATCTAACCTTCGAAATTGATGGATTCTATAATTAGGGATTGAGAGAATTTGAAGTTTTATGTTTTGTAAATTTGATTTAGAAAAATAGCTAAGAAATAGGGttgagaaattttaaattaaccGTAGGACTCACTTTTTATGTCAGCGCtatattaaatgaaaaataatagaaatGTGCCATATAATCGGACACATAAGCATTACTGACGGCCTCACTCACTTTTCCCTTAATGCTAACAGTTCTCGGTTTGTCATAAAAATTTCTTTAATTGGATTATATGCAATGAGAAAGTACAAGGTGCTAAATACTCCCCCCAATGATGTATTAATGTGCTAAACTCTGTCGTTTAATTCCAATTAAATGAAGAACCCAGTCCCTGATACCTACCTGTAATTCCCAATCTCTTTTCTCAAATATCTGCTGCCGTTCCACTAGTTGCAAACTTCTAGCCTGCACCTCGCCGCGCCACCTCCACTTCTCGACGGCGCTCCCGCTGATCTGCTGCGCTGAATTGCACTGCACTGCTCTCCATCGAGCTCTCTCTCGTTGCTTTCTGTTTCTCCGTCGCAAACGGTTGCCCTTCGACCTTAGTGACTGTGTATTGAAAGAAACATCCCACCTCTGCCAGAGACTTATAGCTCTGAAACCCCTACAAAAGGCGCGAAAAGAAGTAGAAGAAGGAGTGCCATGTTGAGGAAATTGTTAGCAGAAGGCGCGGTGCGGCAGCCATTCTGGCGCATGTTAGCAAGTCGTCGTTCGACCACCAGCATCTCCAATGCTGTGGACTCCATGTTGCTCCGCTCTCTCAAAGAACACTATCTCGAAGTCTCCAAAATGAACCCTCCTCCCGTATGTATTATCCAACTCACTTTTCCTCTTTAACACATATTTTTATACATCATAGTGGCTTGTATGGATTAATCATGGTGAACACACAtttcccttatgcgattttagtTTTGGTTCTTGCATTTACGTGcatgtgcgtgtgtgtgtgtgtgtgtgtgtgtgttcaaATGGAATTTTATATGGGATTTTCATGGTTCATTGAATTTAAGTATCTTATACTGTTTATGAAACCGCATTTAGACATATTTATATGGATGTATGCATTTTTGATGGATTAAGCTTGCTTGGAGTTTTCTATGTTGAAAGAAtgtttatatgtatatatgtgtatGAAAGTAAAATATCATTTTCGTTTTTATGCTTTGTAGAAAGTAAGCCCACCATCAGCCTTTACCATAGTGAAAGGAGCTCTTGATGGGAATGGCCCTGTTCTCACTAGAACCTATAGCAGTGAGGAAATTAAAATCTCTGTAATGCGGTTGGCCAATATTATACCTGGAGGCGGAGGGGAGGATGACGAGGATGACATAAATCAGTTATTCCTTCATGTGGATGTGTCAAAGCCTGGACAGGAAAAATCTTTGCATTTTCTTTGTGGTCTGTATCCAGATGCATTAGGAATTCACTCTGTTCAATTGAGACCAAAGATTGATGACTCTGGGCTTCATGAGGATCCATATGGATACAATGGCCCTCAATTTGGGTGAGTTGTGGTTCTTTTGTCTCTTTATTGGTtgataattgaatttttttagttAGTAATTCTTATGATTTATTGGAAGGTATGATGTATATGATTGTTGAAAAAGAATTGACTTCATTTATATGTGGACAATACTGAAAATTATAGAAACTTCTAGTCCAGCGACACTGATTCAGGAAACTGAATTTGTATGTCAAATTTTAGAGTGTAGGCTTATTGCTGCTATGCTAAATGGTCGAAAAGGAATGTGAAATTTGTAAAGGGATGGAGAGGATGAAGTATGAAGATAGTTATCATCATGAAACTCGTGTTCTTATGCATGGGGAGGAAAAGAAATTAAGTTTTACTAAGATTTATGCGATAACTGTAGCATTACAGCTTGGTTATAAATTCCTTATTTTCTTTCAGGGTTATCTATTTCCATTTGTTTTCATTTATTTCAACTGTCTATGACTCCTTAGCATTTTTTTTGAAACATGATCCTATTATGTTCTGTTCTGTTATTGTTTTAGCATTATTTTCATGCATGTGAAGGAAAAGGAATAAAGTTTTACTATGATTTGAGAGATAACTATACCGTAACAGCTTGGTTATAAATGCCTTATTTTCTTTTGGGGATATGTATTTCTATTTGTTTTCATTTATTTCATACTGTCTATGACTCTTCAGCACATCTTTTTAAAACATGATCCTATTATGTTATGTTATTGGTTTAGCTGTATTCTCCTACAGTTGAATAGAAATGCGCGCCTGGCCTACAGCACTAAATTACTAACTACTAACTCTGTGAAAGACCCCTTGTTTGAAAGAAGTTCTCTTAGGGCGAAATTTGGTCTTGACTAACTGATAAGTCTGCTCCCTTTTTCGGGTCCTGGCTTCACTGCGGTGAATATCCAAGATGGCTTAGATTTGGGAGAGAACTGTATTCTGACTTTTAGAATGTTGATAATGTgctcccattttgtatttttacATTTTTGCAAGGCTTACATATTTGCTTTACCAGGATTAGATGTCTTAGTAAGTGTTATTCAAGAGTGCTGTTTTCTTGCCATGTATTCTAAAATCATTAATATCTTAGATTACCAGGTGGATGGTTGCCATTTGTTACAACTGTGCAGTTTAAATGTAGATAAGAGTGTGAGATATTTGTTTTGCCTAGGTGTTGGATGTAATAAGTTGAAAAGGATTGATAAATTTTCAGGTCCTAGGAGGCCAAGATGTCCAGACATTTGTATAATATAGTTCAAGCTATAGTTTTTGAAACAGAGGAAAATCTAAAAGTGAATGTGGGAGAATTAGAGAGATGAATGTAACAATTTTTTGTTGTTTCTGAGGCTTGCTTTGGCTACAGTGTTATGTTCATTAAAGCGATTAATCTTGACTAGGTAGATGTAAAGTTGAGAACGAAGGATAAGCACTTTAGCTTTTGAATCACTGTAGTTTCTAGAAATTCAATATTTTAGTGCAAGACCTTGTTTCAAGTTTGCAGGCTGATAACTTAAATCATAGTTATTAAACCTGGATCAAACCGGCCGGTTGAACCGGTGAACTGGTGAATTGGCTCTCAAATCGGTCCGGGCTTGTAATTAAACTAGATAAGAAAGTAACTCGGTGTGACCTAGTTGACCTGGCAATTGAACTGGTGAGCCAGTATGGCTTGATTGACCTGACCGGTTTAATTATTcaataaaatcttttttttttgttggtaTAGAGAATTGAATTCAAAATCTcataaaaagtttttaaaataaaaattaattgagcTAAAAATTAATTGAGCTAACTTGgcagttatttttttattttaatatatttatttttttattatatacttaatatttcataaatattaaaaagaaaattacacattatattacttaatatttttatataaaatttaaaaatactattaaaatttattgcatatatcttaataaatgttaaagttttattttagataataaaaaatttaattaatttatatatatatatattagatgttatatttaattaatttatatatatatatttaattaatttttaatgacccGTTGATTGAACCATTAGCCCACTGGTTGAACCGCTAACCCATTCACTAGGTCCTTTCGCCAGGTCAACCTCCGGGCTGGGTTTAATAACACTGAGTTAAATTCCCAGGGTTAACAGGGGTTAATCTTGCATTATATTGTACTTTTCTGCGAGATAAAACCTACTTATGATTAATGCCTACAAGGTGATATAGGTGATGGGAATGCTACGTTTTATGTTCCGTACCCTTTCAAAGTAATGAGTGTTGGTAGAGTAAAGAACTATTGCAGAAAAGAAATAACAgatgaagaatgaacagc includes:
- the LOC110660043 gene encoding mitochondrial acidic protein MAM33, which gives rise to MLRKLLAEGAVRQPFWRMLASRRSTTSISNAVDSMLLRSLKEHYLEVSKMNPPPKVSPPSAFTIVKGALDGNGPVLTRTYSSEEIKISVMRLANIIPGGGGEDDEDDINQLFLHVDVSKPGQEKSLHFLCGLYPDALGIHSVQLRPKIDDSGLHEDPYGYNGPQFGELDEKMRDALHSYIEERGVNESLFNFLQAWLYVKEHRNVMRWFKTVGGFINENKSAKTV